From the genome of Burkholderia cepacia ATCC 25416:
CTGCTTCATCCCGTTCCAGGTGATCCTGCTGCCGATGGCGCGCCTGCAGGGGATGCTCGGCCTCGCCAACACGATTCCGGGCCTCGTGTTCGTGCACGTCGTGTACGGGATCGCGTTCACGACGATGTTCTTCCGCAATTTCTACGTGAGCGTGCCGGCCGAACTCGTGAAGGCCGCGCGCATCGACGGCGCGGGCTTCTTCACGATCTTCACGAAGATCCTGCTGCCGGTGTCGCTGCCGATCTTCATGGTGTGCCTGATCTGGCAGTTCACGCAGATCTGGAACGACTTCCTGTTCGGGATCGTGTTCTCCGGCGTCGATTCGATGCCGATCACGGTTGCGCTGAACAACCTCGTCAACACGTCGACGGGCGTGAAGGAGTACAACGTCGACATGGCCGGCGCGATCATCGCCGCGCTGCCGACGCTGCTCGTCTACATCGTCGCCGGCCGCTATTTCGTGCGCGGGCTGACGGCGGGCGCGGTGAAGGGGTAAGCGCGGCTTCATCCGATACGACGAACCGGCCGCGCCTCGCGCGCGGCGCATCGAAACGAACCCGACGCGGCGCCGGAGTGCGCCGCGCGAGACGAGACAGAGGATTCACAGCATGGCAAGCCTTTCCATCCGTGACGTGTACAAGACCTACCCGAACGGGGTGCCGGTCCTGAAGGGTGTCGACATCGAGATCGAGGACGGACAGTTCCTGATCCTGGTCGGCGGCTCGGGCTGCGGGAAATCGACGCTGCTCAACATGATCGCCGGGCTCGAGACGGTCACGAGCGGCGAGATCTGCATCGACGGCAAGGTCGTCAACGACCTGTCGCCGAAGGATCGCGACATCGCGATGGTGTTCCAGTCTTACGCGCTGTACCCGTCGATGACGGTGCGCGAGAACATCTCGTTCGGCCTGAACATCCGCAAGGTGCCGAAGAGCGAACAGCAGCAGATCGTCGACCGCGTGTCGCAGATGCTGCAGATCCAGCACCTGCTCGACCGCAAGCCGGGCCAGCTGTCCGGCGGTCAGCGCCAGCGTGTCGCGATGGGCCGCGCGCTCGCCCGCGATCCGTCGCTGTTCCTGTTCGACGAGCCGCTGTCGAACCTCGACGCGAAGCTGCGCATCGAGATGCGCGCGGAAATCAAGCTGCTGCACCAGCGCCTCGGCACGACGATCGTCTACGTGACGCACGACCAGATCGAGGCGATGACGCTCGGCGACCGGATCGCGGTGATGAAGGACGGCGTGGTCCAGCAGTTCGGCGCGCCGCAGGAGATCTACGATTCGCCGTCGAACCTGTTCGTCGCGGGCTTCATCGGCGCGCCGCCGATGAACTTCATCAACGGCAAGCTGGTCGAGCAGGGCAGCGGGATCGCGCTCGAGATCGACACGGGCCTCGCGCGCAGCGCGCTGAACCTGCCGTTCGACGCGAAGCGGATGAACGGCCACGTCGGCCGCGAGGTGATCCTCGGGCTGCGTCCGGAGCGCATCACCGATGCGCGCAACGCACACCACGGCGAGGCGTCGAAGCTGCAGCCGATCGACGTGCGCGTCGACGTGACCGAGCCGACCGGGCCGGACACGCACGTGTTCGCACAGGTGAACGGCAAGCGGATCGTGAGCCGCGTGCATCCGGCCGCGAACCCGCAGCCGGGGCAGACGCAGTCGCTGCTGTTCGACGTGTCGAAGGCCGTGCTGTTCGATCCGGCGTCGGAAGAGCGGATCGCGTGAGGCAGCGTTCGCGCTGAACGAAGAAGGGGCCGTCTCGACGTGAGCGGCCCCTTTTGTTTCTGGCGATGCGTCCGGCGTTGCGGCGGCGCTCAGTGCGGCAGCCGCACGTCGAACTTGAAGGTCGCGAGCCGCGCGACGAGGATGAAGCCGGTCGCGAGCAGCACGCTGTACACGGAATCGAACTGCAGCCACACGAGCAGCAGGTAGAACCAGCAGCCGACGAACGCACAGGTCGCGTACGGCCGCGAATCGCGCAGGATCAGCGGGATGTCGTTGCACAGCACGTCGCGGATGATCCCGCCGACCACGCCGGTGATCACGCCCATCATCACCGCGATGAAGCGCGGCATCTCGGCATCGAGCGCGATCGCCGTGCCCGAGATGCTGAAGATCCCGAGCCCGATCGCATCGGCGACGAGCAGCAGCCGCTCGGCCGACAGCCGCGACAGCATGCGCAGCACGAACGGCGCGAACAGCGCGAGCACGAAGATCGCGATCACGTAGTCGTCGTGCACGACCCAGTAGAACGGGCGGCGCTCGAGCAGGATGTCGCGCAGCGTGCCGCCGCCGAACGCGGTGGCGAGCGCCACGACGAACGTGCCGACCGAGTCGAGACGGTTCTTGCGCGCCTCGATGAAGCCCGAGATCGCAAAGGCCAGCGTGGCGATCGCCTCCAGTACCGCGATCGCGAGCGTCAGCCTAGGATGCGGCACGCGGCCCCCGGTCGGCGGGTGCCGCGAACGGCTGCAGCAGGACCAGCACCGCGCCCGCGCCGCCGTCGTGGCCGCGCGCCTCGCAGAACGCGATCACTTCTTCCTTCTGCACGAGCCACGCGCGCACCTTGCCCTTCAGCACGGGTTCCTTGCCGATCGAGCCGAGCCCCTTGCCGTGGATCACGCGCAGGCAGCGCAGCCCTTTCTTGCCGGCTTCGCGGATGAACTCGGCGAGCGCGTCGCGCGCCTCGTCGCGCCGCATCCCGTGCAGGTCGATCTGCGCCTGCACGATCCACGCGCCGCTCCTCAGCTTGCGCACGACGTCGCGGCTGATGCCGGGGCGGTGGTAATACAGCGAGTCGTCGCTGTCGAGCAGCGTCTCGGGATCGAATTCGTCGGACAGCGTCGCGTTCAGCACGGCTTCCTCGTCGCGCTGCGTCTGCTTCGGCACCGGGTCGGGCGGCGTGCGGCCGGCTGCCGCGCGCGGCGGGGCATTGAGCGGCTGGATCGCGCCGATCTCGTTGCGGAACAGGTTCGCGTCGGCTTCCGCCTTGCGCTCGGCCTTGGCCGTTTCGACGCGTTGGCGTTCGCGGCGATCGGCTTCGCCTTGCAGCGACTTGCGCAATGCGCCGAGGCCCGCGAGCCCCTGGCCGCGCAATGCGGCGGGATCGGGCGCGGGCGCCGGCGCGACGGGCGCGGGGTTCGCGGGACGGGCGGCGATCTGCCGCTTCGCGGGATCGCTCGGATGGGGCTGGTTCTTCGCCATGATTCGGTACACAGGGCAGGCGCGTTCGGGCGCGCGGGCAAAAAAAAGCCGCTGCACGGCGGCAGCGGCTTTCCGGTCGAGCCCGCTTCGCGGCAGCGGACGCCATTGTAGCGCCCGGCGCGAGCGGTCTCGCGGCTTACTTCTTGTCGTGCAGGCTTTCGAGGTAGCGCTGCGCGTCGAGCGCGGCCATGCAGCCCGTGCCCGCGCTGGTGATTGCCTGGCGGTACACGTTGTCCTGCACGTCGCCGGCGGCGAACACGCCCGGCACGCTCGTCGACGTCGCGTTGCCGTGCAGGCCGCTCTTCGTCAGGATGTAGCCGTCCTTCATCTCGAGCTGGCCCTGGAACAGGTCGGTGTTCGGCTTGTGGCCGATCGCGACGAACACGCCCTGCACGCTGAGGTCTTCCGTCGCACCGGTCTTCACGTTCTTGATGCGCAGGCCCGTGACGCCCGAATCCTCGCCCGTCACTTCGTCGAGCACGTGATCCCACTTGATCACGACGGCGCCTTCCTTTTCCTTTTCCAGCAGGCGGTCGATCAGGATCGGCTCCGCGCGGAACTTGTCGCGGCGGTGGATCACCGTGACCTTCTTCGCGATGCCCGTCAGGTAGAGCGCTTCCTCGACGGCCGTGTTGCCGCCGCCGATCACCGCGACTTCCTGGCCGCGATAGAAGAAGCCGTCGCAGGTCGCGCAGGCCGACACGCCCTTGCCCATGAAGTGTTCTTCGGACGGCAGGCCGAGATACTGCGCGGACGCGCCGGTCGCGATGATCAGCGAGTCGCACGTGTATTCGCCCGAGTCGCCGATCAGGCGGATCGGCTGCTCGTGCAGCTTCGCGGTGTGGATGTGGTCGAACACGATTTCGGTGTTGAAGCGCTCGGCGTGCTCGAGGAAGCGCGCCATCAGCTCCGGACCCTGCACGCCTTTCGCGTCTGCCGGCCAGTTTTCGACGTCGGTCGTGGTCATCAGCTGGCCGCCCTGCGCGATGCCGGTGATCAGCACCGGGGACAGGTTGGCACGTGCCGCGTAGACGGCAGCCGTGTAGCCGGCGGGGCCGGAACCGAGAATCAGGACTTTGGCGTGTTTGGGCGTGGACATGTGCGAATCCGTAAAAGTCGGCTGCGGCGGGCGGGGTAGGGCTCGCCGTACGATCCGGGTTGACCGGGATGCCGTCATAGATGGGTATCAGACGCGCATTATAAAGGCCCCGTTGCTGCGTTGCCGAACGAGAGTTTCAATCGCGGCGATAGTGTCTCGCGGCGCAACGGTCGCGCATGCGGGGCGGGCGGGGCGAGGCACCCGCCCGGGGCGGCGCGGCTGCGGGCGGCCGGCCGGACCGTGCACCGGAGTGAAAGGGCGGAAAGGGCCGCCGCGGAGAGCATGCGCCGCGCCGGCCGTACCCCGGCCCTGTTATGTAACCGTCATTTACACTTGGCGGCCCGGTGCAGCGCTTACAATATGCGGGATCGAACGACAGGCGGGCGCGCAGCCCGTCCTCTTTATACGGATTCATGGCAAAAGCTCCTTATTCCGCCCAGGCACAGGCGTTGCCGCACCGGATGTCGAAGCTCCTCACGGAGATCCGCTGGATTCTCCAGGTCGCGCTCTGCGCATTTCTGGTGATGGCCCTGCTGAGCTACAGCCGGCGCGATCCGAGCTGGACGCACGCCGCCCAGGTGGACCACATCTCGAACTGGGCCGGCCGCGTCGGCGCCTGGACGGCCGACATCATCCTGCTGCTGTTCGGCCTGTCGGCCTACTGGCTGATCGTGCCGCTCGCGCGGCGCATCGCCGTCAACTACCGCCGCATCACGCGTCACGAGGCGGTCGTGGACGAACCCGAGCGGCCGATCGGCTGGCTCACCGAAATCTTCGCGTTCGTGCTCGTCGTGCTGGCGTGCGACGGCATCGAGGCGCTGCGCATGTGGTCGCTGAAGGTGCAGTTGCCGCGCGCGCCGGGCGGCGTGATCGGCGAGGCCGTGGCGGGCGCGATGTCGCACGCGTTCGGCTTCACCGGCGGCACGCTGCTGTTGCTGATCCTGCTCGCGATCGGCCTGTCGCTGTATTTCCGCTTCTCGTGGCTGTCGGTCGCCGAGCGCGTCGGCGGCGCGATCCTGTCCGCCGTCAATGTCGCGAAGCTGCGCCGCGAGGCCGAGCGCGACCGCAAGCTCGGCGAGGCCGCGGCCGTGCGCCGCGAAGGCAAGGTCGAAGAGGAACGCGTGCGCATCGAGGATCACGAGCCCGTGACGATCGTGCCGCCGGTCGTCACGCCGGCGAAGTCCGAGCGCGTCGAGCGCGAGCGCCAGGTGCCGCTCTTCACCGACCTGCCGGGCGATTCGACGCTGCCGCCGGTGTCGCTGCTCGACCCCGCGCCGAAGGCGCAGGAGGCGATTTCGGCCGATACCCTCGAATTCACGTCGCGCCTGATCGAGAAGAAGCTGAAGGATTTCGGCGTCGAGGCGAGCGTCGTGGCCGCGTATCCG
Proteins encoded in this window:
- a CDS encoding trimeric intracellular cation channel family protein → MPHPRLTLAIAVLEAIATLAFAISGFIEARKNRLDSVGTFVVALATAFGGGTLRDILLERRPFYWVVHDDYVIAIFVLALFAPFVLRMLSRLSAERLLLVADAIGLGIFSISGTAIALDAEMPRFIAVMMGVITGVVGGIIRDVLCNDIPLILRDSRPYATCAFVGCWFYLLLVWLQFDSVYSVLLATGFILVARLATFKFDVRLPH
- a CDS encoding ABC transporter ATP-binding protein, whose translation is MASLSIRDVYKTYPNGVPVLKGVDIEIEDGQFLILVGGSGCGKSTLLNMIAGLETVTSGEICIDGKVVNDLSPKDRDIAMVFQSYALYPSMTVRENISFGLNIRKVPKSEQQQIVDRVSQMLQIQHLLDRKPGQLSGGQRQRVAMGRALARDPSLFLFDEPLSNLDAKLRIEMRAEIKLLHQRLGTTIVYVTHDQIEAMTLGDRIAVMKDGVVQQFGAPQEIYDSPSNLFVAGFIGAPPMNFINGKLVEQGSGIALEIDTGLARSALNLPFDAKRMNGHVGREVILGLRPERITDARNAHHGEASKLQPIDVRVDVTEPTGPDTHVFAQVNGKRIVSRVHPAANPQPGQTQSLLFDVSKAVLFDPASEERIA
- a CDS encoding carbohydrate ABC transporter permease — translated: MQPKMTISRAVIYAALILFALYFLFPIYVMLSTSFKDLDQLRTGNLLTPPTSWTVDPWVKAWSGACTGVRCDGMKPFFLNSLQMVIPAVLISSLIGAFNGYVLTHWRFRGADALFTMMLVGCFIPFQVILLPMARLQGMLGLANTIPGLVFVHVVYGIAFTTMFFRNFYVSVPAELVKAARIDGAGFFTIFTKILLPVSLPIFMVCLIWQFTQIWNDFLFGIVFSGVDSMPITVALNNLVNTSTGVKEYNVDMAGAIIAALPTLLVYIVAGRYFVRGLTAGAVKG
- the trxB gene encoding thioredoxin-disulfide reductase, with translation MSTPKHAKVLILGSGPAGYTAAVYAARANLSPVLITGIAQGGQLMTTTDVENWPADAKGVQGPELMARFLEHAERFNTEIVFDHIHTAKLHEQPIRLIGDSGEYTCDSLIIATGASAQYLGLPSEEHFMGKGVSACATCDGFFYRGQEVAVIGGGNTAVEEALYLTGIAKKVTVIHRRDKFRAEPILIDRLLEKEKEGAVVIKWDHVLDEVTGEDSGVTGLRIKNVKTGATEDLSVQGVFVAIGHKPNTDLFQGQLEMKDGYILTKSGLHGNATSTSVPGVFAAGDVQDNVYRQAITSAGTGCMAALDAQRYLESLHDKK
- a CDS encoding Smr/MutS family protein, which encodes MAKNQPHPSDPAKRQIAARPANPAPVAPAPAPDPAALRGQGLAGLGALRKSLQGEADRRERQRVETAKAERKAEADANLFRNEIGAIQPLNAPPRAAAGRTPPDPVPKQTQRDEEAVLNATLSDEFDPETLLDSDDSLYYHRPGISRDVVRKLRSGAWIVQAQIDLHGMRRDEARDALAEFIREAGKKGLRCLRVIHGKGLGSIGKEPVLKGKVRAWLVQKEEVIAFCEARGHDGGAGAVLVLLQPFAAPADRGPRAAS